In Theropithecus gelada isolate Dixy unplaced genomic scaffold, Tgel_1.0 HiC_scaffold_157, whole genome shotgun sequence, one genomic interval encodes:
- the LOC112616983 gene encoding D-2-hydroxyglutarate dehydrogenase, mitochondrial-like, with the protein MRCPGRLIAGVPGYSVLSWSLEHSLSRIDSGMLWALRERIAEALSRDGYVYKYDLSLPVERLYDIVTDVRARLGPHAKHVVGYGHL; encoded by the exons ATGAGGTGTCCCGGCCGCCTGATTGCCGGAGTCCCAGGGTACTCGGTGCTGTCGTGGAGCCTGGAACATTCACTGTCCCGGATCGATTCCGGG ATGCTGTGGGCCCTGAGGGAAAGGATCGCAGAGGCGCTGAGCCGAGACGGCTACGTGTACAAGTACGACCTCTCCCTCCCCGTGGAGCGACTCTACGACATCGTGACTGACGTGCGCGCCCGCCTTGGCCCACATGCCAAGCACGTGGTGGGCTACGGCCACCTGG